Proteins found in one Mytilus edulis chromosome 2, xbMytEdul2.2, whole genome shotgun sequence genomic segment:
- the LOC139511157 gene encoding uncharacterized protein, which translates to MEDYCADKKKPDVDCSDFQAGNNVRSKNKTTKLSETAVFGSTCRHEYPKYFFSLKHGERLGYSVYLLNKLLEEKPVDDSNPIYVMYDIACNLHSHLKKHAASSVLDKVKFSIPIFHSYGHKMSCQVLYCPRRTSGIGLTDGESLERLWSYLGKFSRITKEMTPENRIDLLTDALLHYGSRIRNKLSQSLPGRMKKAIFLENTSSTTLQELLKQLPGVSDEMVNKWIEDEKLMFSSTTNNQKLELTPKEDYCLKLEELYKMRETLPPGQLKEDITYKRQVLHSMLVNYFHQWEIRSGVREHCYEL; encoded by the exons ATGGAGGACTACTGtgcagacaaaaaaaaaccagatgtg GATTGTAGTGATTTCCAGGCAGGAAATAATGTGAGATCTAAGAATAAGACCACCAAGCTATCAGAGACAGCAGTATTTGGTTCAACCTGTCGTCATGAATATCCCAAATATTTCTTTAGTCTTAAACATGGTGAAAG ATTGGGGTATTCTGTTTATTTGTTAAACAAATTGCTGGAAGAAAAACCAGTTGATGACAGCAATCCAATTTATGTCATGTATGACATTGCTTGCAACCTACACAGTCATTTAAAG AAACATGCAGCTTCCTCAGTTTTGGATAAAGTCAAGTTTTCTataccaatatttcattcatatgGCCATAAAATGAGTTGTCAG GTTTTATATTGTCCAAGACGAACAAGCGGCATAGGTCTTACTGATGGTGAGAGTTTGGAGCGACTATGGTCCTACCTTGGGAAATTCTCGAGAATAACAAAAGAAATGACACCGGAAAATAGAATAGATCTCTTGACTGATGCTTTACTACATTATGGTAGTAGAATAAGGAACAAGCTCA GTCAGAGTCTACCTGGGAGAATGAAAAAGGCCATCTTTCTTGAAAACACAAGTAGTACAACCTTGCAAGAACTTTTAAAACAATTACCAG GTGTATCTGATGAAATGGTGAATAAATGGATTGAAGATGAAAAACTGATGTTTAGCTCTACTACCAATAATCAGAAAT TGGAATTGACACCAAAAGAAGATTACTGTCTGAAGTTGGAAGAGCTATATAAGATGAG agagACACTGCCTCCTGGACAGCTTAAAGAAGATATAACATACAAAAGGCAAGTTTTACATAGCATGCTTGTTAATTATTTTCATCAATGGGAAATTAGATCAGGAGTAAGGGAGCATTGCTATGAACTGTAA